The following are encoded together in the Salvia hispanica cultivar TCC Black 2014 chromosome 6, UniMelb_Shisp_WGS_1.0, whole genome shotgun sequence genome:
- the LOC125195818 gene encoding glucan endo-1,3-beta-glucosidase 14-like: protein MANLPTKASFLHFLLAFFLTLSGSGFIQEAQSLGINYGQVGNNLPKPQKVLELLRSLKLNKARIYDTNPQILTSFANSNVELIVTVENDMLATLSDPNQALQWVQTRIKPFFPTTKITEIAVGNEVYTGEGTALLTQLVPAMVSIHAALARLGLDRSIKVSTPNNLAVLEESYPPSAGRFRPEVAAIMPQFLRFLAATRAPFWINAYPYFAYEDSPDKIRIDYVLLNPNPGMVDPNTGLHYDNMLYAQVDAVIFAMARLGFGGIEVRVSETGWPSRGDVNEVGATFQNAAVYNRNILRRQQRNEGTPLRPNAGLEIYVFALFNEDMKPGPTSERNYGLFQPDGTMAYNVGLSQLSTTSSASASASASTSTSTSTSSSTSASIFLTSAATKVNQIGYLSLPYSIFFYVMGYEVFMRRHC from the exons ATGGCAAATCTTCCCACCAAGGCCTCCTTCTTACATTTTCTTCTTGCATTCTTTCTCACTTTATCAG GTTCCGGTTTCATACAAGAAGCTCAATCACTAGGAATAAACTACGGCCAAGTAGGGAACAACCTCCCGAAGCCGCAGAAGGTTCTCGAACTCCTCCGCTCCCTCAAGCTAAACAAAGCCCGAATCTACGACACCAACCCGCAAATCCTCACCTCATTCGCCAACTCCAACGTGGAGTTAATCGTAACCGTCGAAAACGACATGCTAGCCACATTATCCGACCCGAACCAAGCCCTCCAGTGGGTCCAAACCCGCATCAAACCCTTCTTCCCGACGACGAAAATCACAGAGATCGCCGTCGGGAATGAGGTCTACACAGGCGAGGGCACCGCCCTCCTGACCCAACTCGTCCCGGCCATGGTCAGCATCCACGCCGCCCTCGCCCGCCTAGGCCTTGACCGCTCGATTAAAGTCTCCACCCCCAACAACCTCGCGGTTCTCGAGGAATCCTACCCGCCCTCGGCGGGCAGGTTCCGCCCTGAAGTGGCCGCCATAATGCCGCAGTTCCTGCGGTTTCTGGCGGCCACCAGGGCGCCTTTCTGGATAAACGCGTACCCGTACTTTGCGTACGAGGACAGCCCGGACAAGATCCGGATCGACTACGTGCTGCTCAACCCGAACCCGGGCATGGTCGACCCGAACACCGGCTTGCATTACGACAACATGCTGTACGCGCAGGTGGACGCGGTGATTTTCGCGATGGCGAGGCTGGGGTTCGGGGGGATCGAGGTCCGGGTGTCCGAGACGGGGTGGCCGTCGCGGGGGGACGTAAATGAGGTGGGCGCCACTTTCCAGAATGCGGCGGTGTATAATCGGAATATTCTGCGGAGGCAGCAGCGGAATGAGGGGACGCCGCTAAGGCCGAATGCCGGGCTGGAGATATATGTGTTTGCTTTGTTTAACGAGGATATGAAGCCCGGCCCGACTTCCGAGAGGAATTACGGGCTTTTCCAGCCCGATGGGACGATGGCCTACAATGTAGGACTATCCCAATTATCTACAACTTCCTCTGCCTCTGCCTCTGCTTCTGCGTCCACTTCCACCTCGACCTCTACCTCTTCCTCTACGTCAGCATCAATCTTTTTAACTTCCGCCGCAACCAag